A genomic region of Sulfobacillus acidophilus DSM 10332 contains the following coding sequences:
- a CDS encoding protein of unknown function DUF159 (PFAM: Uncharacterised ACR, COG2135~COGs: COG2135 conserved hypothetical protein~InterPro IPR003738~KEGG: mil:ML5_3034 hypothetical protein~PFAM: Protein of unknown function DUF159~SPTR: Putative uncharacterized protein), giving the protein MCGRMTQYTPIDTYRRVFPFSSRVSELSARYNVAPGSMVLAVIAYPDGERVGGMMRWGLSGPRSGLLINARSETVAERPRFRPLLAKRHTVIPANGYYEWHQASRDPYYFRPTDDVWLFLGLYDLERTSGEAAFVILTAEAPEPWQTIHPRVPLGVSPHQAAEWLSADKSPGEWQTWLTRVASFQAPAEVYPVSRQVNHARIDHPELVVPVAPAGSV; this is encoded by the coding sequence ATCGGCGGGTATTTCCGTTTTCGAGCCGCGTGAGCGAGCTTTCGGCACGATATAATGTGGCACCGGGCAGCATGGTTTTGGCCGTCATTGCCTATCCCGACGGGGAGCGGGTAGGCGGGATGATGCGGTGGGGGCTTTCGGGACCTCGTTCCGGTTTGCTGATTAACGCGCGGTCGGAAACGGTGGCTGAACGCCCGCGTTTTCGCCCGCTGTTAGCCAAGCGCCACACCGTGATTCCGGCCAACGGCTATTACGAATGGCATCAGGCCTCTCGCGATCCGTATTACTTTCGGCCGACCGACGACGTGTGGCTGTTTTTAGGTCTCTATGACCTTGAGCGAACCAGCGGTGAGGCGGCCTTTGTCATTTTGACCGCCGAGGCGCCGGAGCCTTGGCAGACGATCCATCCGCGAGTCCCCTTGGGTGTGTCCCCGCACCAAGCGGCGGAGTGGTTAAGTGCCGACAAGTCGCCCGGCGAATGGCAAACCTGGCTGACCCGGGTGGCTTCTTTTCAAGCCCCTGCCGAAGTCTATCCGGTGTCGCGACAGGTCAATCACGCGCGGATTGATCATCCGGAGTTGGTGGTGCCGGTGGCACCCGCCGGCAGCGTTTGA
- a CDS encoding peptidyl-prolyl cis-trans isomerase cyclophilin type (PFAM: Cyclophilin type peptidyl-prolyl cis-trans isomerase/CLD~COGs: COG0652 Peptidyl-prolyl cis-trans isomerase (rotamase) - cyclophilin family~InterPro IPR002130~KEGG: aac:Aaci_0957 peptidyl-prolyl cis-trans isomerase cyclophilin type~PFAM: Peptidyl-prolyl cis-trans isomerase, cyclophilin-type~SPTR: Peptidyl-prolyl cis-trans isomerase cyclophilin type) has translation MGRRRWHALTIWGGGIAILAGLAGCGVQLTHTATASTSAKIHTTRMRILRWNSPPPMTINPRLDYLATVKTSAGSFTIQLFSRSDPVAANNFVFLARHQFFNGDQFFRVLKSFVIQTGDPLNNGTGGPGYTWKAELPPPVPYQPGIVAMAINPSNVNSNGSQFFICTGPESEALNQTPEYTEVGRVVSGWNTIEAIAAGPVKVNPLTGEDSAPLHPQKILSVTIQTLPAGATGTTNSG, from the coding sequence ATGGGACGTCGACGATGGCATGCTCTGACGATCTGGGGCGGCGGGATCGCCATATTGGCCGGTCTAGCCGGATGCGGAGTGCAATTGACGCATACGGCCACCGCGTCGACTTCGGCCAAGATCCATACCACCCGGATGCGGATCCTGCGATGGAATAGCCCGCCCCCGATGACAATCAATCCACGGTTGGACTATCTGGCTACGGTCAAAACCTCGGCCGGCTCCTTTACCATTCAATTGTTTTCCCGTTCGGATCCCGTCGCGGCGAATAACTTCGTCTTTTTGGCCCGGCATCAATTTTTTAACGGCGACCAATTTTTCCGGGTCCTGAAATCCTTCGTCATTCAAACCGGCGATCCGTTGAATAACGGAACCGGCGGACCCGGGTACACCTGGAAAGCCGAGCTTCCGCCGCCGGTACCGTATCAACCGGGCATTGTCGCGATGGCGATCAATCCGTCAAACGTCAATTCCAACGGCAGTCAATTTTTTATTTGCACGGGTCCGGAAAGTGAAGCGCTTAACCAAACCCCGGAATACACGGAAGTGGGCCGAGTGGTCAGCGGGTGGAACACGATCGAGGCGATTGCCGCGGGACCGGTGAAAGTTAATCCCTTGACCGGAGAAGACAGCGCGCCCCTCCATCCCCAAAAGATTCTGTCGGTCACCATTCAAACGCTGCCGGCGGGTGCCACCGGCACCACCAACTCCGGATGA
- a CDS encoding helix-turn-helix domain protein (PFAM: Helix-turn-helix~InterPro IPR001387~KEGG: sro:Sros_7796 putative XRE family transcriptional regulator~PFAM: Helix-turn-helix type 3~SMART: Helix-turn-helix type 3~SPTR: Putative transcriptional regulator, XRE family), translating into MSAHRQWGARVRQLREAKHWSQQQLAQKLKVSQKHLSRLEHGDVLQVERDLLIRIAEVLGDPLASGELNQWLYGFGYRPHVLPQLPLPPDYQSLLDAYLPYPASIIDVGWFIRYWNRAMERFYRMPNGHLKGLGQNWLVQYFHPQGVLRHTYSSESIRRVLGRLFWEWYAYYDEPWNRDLRQALEKLLGLTWEGLIEQYRLPIPPVPPPWDEPVWLRQGPGLSPLRFRAVYARVPHRPDLRITVYEPDEPLARAWCERDGSSRLYRVSTEEIKWPHSTETWPVG; encoded by the coding sequence ATGAGTGCGCATCGCCAGTGGGGAGCCCGGGTGCGTCAACTCCGGGAGGCCAAACACTGGTCTCAGCAGCAGTTAGCCCAGAAACTCAAAGTATCCCAAAAACATCTCTCGCGCTTGGAACACGGAGATGTCTTGCAGGTGGAACGCGATCTGCTGATTCGCATCGCGGAGGTTTTAGGCGATCCGTTGGCCTCGGGGGAACTTAATCAGTGGCTTTATGGGTTTGGCTACCGCCCCCATGTCCTGCCCCAGTTGCCGCTCCCGCCCGATTATCAGAGTCTTTTGGACGCGTATTTGCCGTATCCCGCGTCCATCATTGATGTGGGCTGGTTTATCCGTTATTGGAATCGCGCCATGGAACGTTTTTACCGGATGCCCAACGGACATCTTAAAGGGCTGGGCCAAAACTGGCTGGTGCAATATTTTCATCCTCAGGGGGTTTTGCGGCACACCTATTCGTCCGAATCCATTCGGCGGGTATTGGGACGTCTTTTCTGGGAATGGTATGCCTATTACGACGAGCCGTGGAATCGCGATTTGCGACAAGCCTTGGAAAAATTGCTGGGATTGACCTGGGAAGGCTTGATCGAACAATATCGGTTGCCGATTCCTCCGGTTCCGCCCCCATGGGATGAGCCGGTCTGGTTACGCCAAGGACCCGGGCTCTCGCCGTTGCGGTTTCGGGCCGTCTATGCCCGGGTGCCGCATCGACCGGATTTACGCATTACCGTCTATGAACCGGATGAGCCCTTAGCCCGTGCGTGGTGTGAACGAGACGGCTCATCGCGTCTCTATCGTGTATCAACGGAGGAAATCAAGTGGCCTCACTCAACGGAGACTTGGCCCGTCGGTTAA
- a CDS encoding GTP-binding protein engA (PFAM: GTPase of unknown function~TIGRFAM: ribosome-associated GTPase EngA; small GTP-binding protein domain~COGs: COG1160 GTPase~HAMAP: GTP-binding, EngA~InterPro IPR005225:IPR016484:IPR002917~KEGG: dhd:Dhaf_3381 GTP-binding protein EngA~PFAM: GTP-binding protein, HSR1-related~SPTR: GTPase Der;~TIGRFAM: GTP-binding, EngA; Small GTP-binding protein) has product MPIVALVGRPNVGKSALFNRITESRRAIVEDFEGVTRDRLYQETDWNGRTFTMVDTGGIWEDTQESLLTMTREQTEQAIQEADVLVFVVDGQAGVTAADQDVADRLRRSRKPVILAVNKAEGKPLLGEFYQLGFGEPLLVSAVHGQGIGDLLDRIVDNLPDSPPTEASPETAPVRIAIAGRPNVGKSSLLNWISGTERTLVTPIAGTTRDVVDSLVEHDGRSYLFLDTAGLRRPSRIDEALEQKTVQRSLAAIREADVVLLMLNAAEGLLGQDQRIAGQIATHHKAAVVLLNKADLVKGSTVPLQTRVKEQLPFLSYATVLPISVLTGWHLEDLWPAIEAAYDGYCTRVTTHALNRLIDEAIHLSPPPTKKGRQLKIYYATQVGTRPPHFVLFVNDPELVHFSYERYIEHRLREAFGFTSSPIRLTWRARRRGEGQEA; this is encoded by the coding sequence ATGCCTATCGTTGCGTTAGTGGGGCGGCCCAATGTGGGTAAATCGGCTCTGTTTAACCGAATCACCGAGTCGCGACGCGCGATTGTCGAGGATTTTGAAGGGGTGACCCGCGATCGGTTATATCAGGAGACCGATTGGAACGGTCGCACGTTTACCATGGTCGACACCGGCGGTATTTGGGAAGATACCCAAGAGTCGCTGTTGACGATGACGCGTGAACAAACCGAACAAGCGATTCAAGAGGCCGATGTGCTGGTCTTCGTCGTGGATGGCCAGGCGGGAGTTACGGCCGCGGATCAGGACGTGGCCGACCGGTTGCGTCGTAGTCGCAAGCCCGTGATATTGGCCGTGAATAAAGCCGAAGGGAAGCCCCTTTTAGGGGAGTTCTACCAACTGGGCTTCGGAGAGCCCCTCTTGGTATCGGCGGTGCATGGGCAAGGGATCGGCGACTTATTGGACCGGATTGTCGATAATCTGCCGGATTCTCCGCCGACCGAGGCGTCGCCGGAGACGGCTCCGGTCCGTATCGCGATTGCCGGCCGTCCGAATGTCGGCAAGTCTTCGTTATTGAACTGGATTTCGGGTACCGAACGGACGTTGGTGACCCCGATTGCGGGAACGACGCGGGATGTCGTCGATTCGTTGGTAGAGCATGACGGCCGTTCCTATTTATTTTTGGATACCGCGGGATTACGGCGGCCCAGCCGGATTGACGAAGCGTTAGAGCAGAAAACGGTCCAACGATCCTTGGCGGCCATTCGGGAAGCCGACGTAGTCCTTTTGATGTTAAATGCGGCGGAAGGTCTTTTAGGCCAAGATCAACGGATTGCCGGCCAAATTGCCACCCATCATAAGGCGGCGGTGGTGCTCTTAAATAAAGCCGATTTGGTTAAAGGCTCGACCGTCCCGTTGCAAACCCGGGTCAAAGAACAATTGCCTTTTCTAAGCTACGCCACGGTGCTGCCGATCTCGGTCCTGACCGGCTGGCATTTAGAGGACTTATGGCCCGCTATTGAAGCCGCCTATGACGGATATTGCACCCGGGTAACCACCCATGCGTTGAACCGGCTGATTGACGAAGCTATCCATTTGAGTCCACCGCCGACCAAAAAGGGACGCCAACTGAAAATCTACTACGCCACGCAAGTCGGTACTCGGCCGCCCCATTTTGTGCTTTTTGTCAATGATCCGGAACTTGTCCATTTTAGTTACGAACGCTATATTGAACATCGCCTGCGAGAGGCCTTTGGATTCACCTCAAGCCCTATTCGTCTGACATGGCGCGCTCGCCGCCGGGGAGAGGGACAAGAAGCATAA
- a CDS encoding major facilitator superfamily MFS_1 (PFAM: Major Facilitator Superfamily~COGs: COG2814 Arabinose efflux permease~InterPro IPR011701~KEGG: mxa:MXAN_0087 major facilitator family transporter~PFAM: Major facilitator superfamily MFS-1~SPTR: Major facilitator family transporter) — protein MRVSKQNAGSSNAFSRQLWIMTVVTGTVVANIYYNQPLLNVMAASFHVPRAATGLVATVTQLGYASGLFFFVPWGDYVNRRHLILWLLGLSAAALAVAGLAPRLAWLNVASYAIGLTSVVPQILVPWAADLAPAGQRGRVVGLVMSGLLMGVLLARTVSGLLAAVIGWRGVFFVAGCFMLALSGAVRRGLPQTPPTVPLPAYRDLLTSLVTLVREQPELGRIALTGGTIFGAFSAFWTTLTFRLGLPPYNFPVHVIGLFGLAGVAGAVVAPIAGRLADRYDPRWTVWVSLGGQSLLFGSLVMLNSRLWAILTAVVLLDLLTNAAQISNQARMYALYPEARSRANTVYMVVYFLGGAAGSGLATLGWRHFGYVGVSLSALTLIAVGAITHLVSFLRFRPYAKIPR, from the coding sequence ATGCGCGTGTCCAAACAAAATGCCGGGTCATCGAACGCTTTTTCCCGTCAACTGTGGATTATGACGGTCGTGACCGGCACCGTTGTGGCGAATATTTATTATAATCAGCCTCTGTTAAATGTCATGGCCGCCAGCTTTCACGTTCCACGGGCGGCCACCGGCTTGGTGGCAACGGTAACCCAGTTAGGGTACGCGTCGGGACTCTTCTTTTTTGTCCCCTGGGGGGACTATGTGAATCGTCGGCACTTGATTCTCTGGCTTTTGGGATTGTCGGCGGCGGCCTTGGCGGTCGCCGGACTGGCTCCCCGGTTAGCTTGGCTGAACGTGGCCAGCTATGCCATAGGCCTCACATCCGTGGTGCCCCAAATTCTGGTCCCGTGGGCGGCCGACCTGGCACCGGCGGGTCAACGAGGGCGCGTGGTGGGACTCGTCATGTCCGGTTTATTAATGGGCGTGCTATTGGCCCGCACCGTCAGCGGGCTCTTGGCCGCGGTCATCGGCTGGCGCGGCGTGTTTTTCGTGGCGGGTTGTTTCATGTTGGCCCTCAGCGGGGCGGTTCGTCGCGGGTTACCCCAAACGCCTCCCACCGTTCCCCTTCCCGCCTACCGCGATCTCCTGACATCCCTGGTGACACTCGTGCGCGAGCAGCCGGAACTTGGCCGTATCGCGTTGACCGGCGGAACCATTTTTGGAGCCTTTTCGGCTTTTTGGACCACTCTCACGTTTCGATTGGGGTTGCCCCCCTACAATTTTCCGGTTCATGTTATCGGACTTTTTGGTTTAGCCGGGGTTGCGGGAGCCGTTGTTGCCCCGATTGCCGGGCGTCTCGCCGACCGTTACGATCCCCGTTGGACGGTATGGGTTTCCCTTGGCGGCCAATCCCTTTTATTCGGGTCCCTGGTGATGCTCAACAGCCGGCTGTGGGCGATTCTAACGGCCGTCGTGTTATTGGATTTACTCACCAACGCGGCCCAGATTTCGAATCAGGCGCGGATGTATGCGCTGTACCCCGAAGCGCGCTCTCGAGCTAATACGGTCTACATGGTGGTGTATTTTTTGGGCGGAGCGGCCGGCTCCGGGCTGGCCACGTTGGGCTGGCGGCATTTCGGCTATGTCGGCGTGAGTCTCTCGGCCTTGACGTTGATTGCCGTCGGGGCTATCACCCACCTCGTCAGTTTTCTTCGCTTTCGGCCGTATGCTAAAATACCCCGGTAA
- a CDS encoding NAD(P)H quinone oxidoreductase, PIG3 family (PFAM: Alcohol dehydrogenase GroES-like domain; Zinc-binding dehydrogenase~TIGRFAM: putative NAD(P)H quinone oxidoreductase, PIG3 family~COGs: COG0604 NADPH:quinone reductase and related Zn-dependent oxidoreductase~InterPro IPR014189:IPR013154:IPR013149~KEGG: tmr:Tmar_1461 NAD(P)H quinone oxidoreductase, PIG3 family~PFAM: Alcohol dehydrogenase, zinc-binding; Alcohol dehydrogenase GroES-like~PRIAM: NADPH:quinone reductase~SPTR: NAD(P)H quinone oxidoreductase, PIG3 family;~TIGRFAM: Quinone oxidoreductase putative, PIG3) produces MKAIVLNRYGAPEVLQWQSVPDPVPGPEDLLVEIYAAGVNRADLLQRRGLYPPPEPRPTHEIPGLECAGVVRAVGERVLGFQPGDRVMALLSGGGYAEWVTVPYRLALPIPDRLSFVEAAAIPEVFLTAYDALFERAELQPGDTVLVHAGASGVGSAALQIARASGITGWATAGSERKLEAARAFGAEKVVNYRQEKFLERVQEWSGGRGVDAVLDFVGQDYLEDNLKALAPEGILVIIGTLSGPTAAINLGWLLSRRLTVRGTALRSRPPEQKMTLVQRFGQRMGPWLADGRLKPVIDQVFSRDEVGSAHEKMEANRNIGKLIIQVRT; encoded by the coding sequence ATGAAGGCGATTGTGCTCAATCGATACGGCGCTCCGGAAGTGCTCCAGTGGCAATCGGTGCCGGACCCGGTCCCCGGGCCCGAAGATCTCTTAGTGGAAATCTATGCGGCAGGCGTCAATCGAGCCGATTTGTTACAACGACGCGGCCTCTATCCGCCTCCCGAACCGCGGCCGACACACGAAATTCCCGGTCTTGAGTGCGCGGGCGTGGTACGGGCGGTTGGCGAGCGGGTATTGGGGTTTCAACCCGGCGACCGGGTGATGGCGCTTTTAAGCGGCGGAGGCTATGCAGAATGGGTTACTGTGCCCTATCGACTCGCGTTGCCGATTCCCGACCGCCTCTCGTTTGTTGAAGCCGCCGCTATTCCGGAAGTGTTTCTCACGGCGTACGACGCCTTATTTGAGCGGGCAGAGCTTCAGCCCGGGGACACCGTGCTGGTTCACGCCGGAGCGTCCGGTGTGGGCTCGGCGGCTTTACAAATCGCGCGGGCAAGCGGGATCACCGGGTGGGCCACCGCCGGGTCGGAGCGAAAGCTGGAGGCCGCCCGCGCGTTTGGTGCGGAAAAAGTGGTAAATTACCGGCAAGAGAAGTTTCTCGAACGGGTGCAGGAGTGGAGCGGCGGACGAGGGGTGGACGCGGTTCTCGATTTTGTCGGGCAAGATTATCTTGAGGACAACCTGAAAGCCTTGGCGCCCGAAGGCATTTTGGTCATCATCGGCACGCTCAGCGGGCCAACGGCGGCCATCAATTTGGGATGGCTTTTAAGTCGCCGGTTGACGGTGCGCGGAACGGCGCTCCGGTCGCGCCCACCGGAACAAAAAATGACCTTGGTCCAACGATTTGGCCAACGGATGGGCCCTTGGCTGGCCGACGGCCGCTTGAAGCCCGTGATTGACCAGGTGTTTTCCCGGGATGAGGTGGGATCGGCCCACGAGAAAATGGAGGCCAACCGTAACATCGGCAAGTTGATCATTCAGGTGCGGACTTGA
- a CDS encoding phosphoesterase DHHA1 (PFAM: DHHA1 domain~InterPro IPR003156~KEGG: lfe:LAF_1678 hypothetical protein~PFAM: Phosphoesterase, DHHA1~SPTR: DHHA1 domain protein), with translation MTETGWLITHDRCLDGATAALLAEAASLHPLFVEPDRVVPAIAGLASDKPLYLADVSIPLSAWDTYGERITWLLDHHQSALRLAAKPRVTIDLSRSGAHLWYDFVVEQGWVKPSDRWQRLVYAVERYDLWKPRHAAGENLNRLFHANGWDWYRQRFSAGWVPYTPAEADQLAHLIAEERAYVARHVKDAEWRALADGLRLAGVVLDSEGPVNQVSHQLIERGADLVLTIKPDGRISARSSSRVDAAKVMEANFQGGGHARAAGGRLPAGEPSPTALQEALDTIAAYLKSAPE, from the coding sequence GTGACCGAAACCGGCTGGTTAATTACCCATGACCGTTGTCTTGACGGCGCGACCGCCGCCTTGCTGGCGGAAGCGGCCAGTCTGCATCCGCTTTTTGTCGAACCGGACCGCGTGGTGCCGGCAATTGCCGGTCTGGCCTCGGATAAACCGTTATATTTAGCCGACGTATCGATACCCCTATCGGCTTGGGACACGTATGGCGAGCGCATCACCTGGCTATTGGACCATCACCAGTCGGCCCTGCGGCTGGCGGCCAAACCCCGGGTAACGATCGACCTGAGTCGATCGGGTGCGCATCTTTGGTATGACTTTGTCGTCGAGCAAGGTTGGGTCAAACCCTCGGACCGCTGGCAACGGTTGGTCTACGCGGTGGAACGCTATGATTTGTGGAAACCGCGTCACGCGGCCGGCGAAAACCTAAATCGCCTGTTTCACGCCAACGGATGGGATTGGTATCGTCAGCGATTTTCCGCCGGCTGGGTTCCCTATACCCCCGCCGAAGCCGACCAATTGGCTCATCTTATTGCAGAAGAGCGCGCCTATGTGGCTCGTCATGTGAAAGACGCCGAATGGCGGGCGTTGGCCGACGGACTTCGATTAGCGGGGGTGGTCCTGGATAGTGAGGGTCCCGTCAACCAAGTCTCCCACCAACTGATTGAACGGGGCGCCGACCTCGTTCTGACCATTAAACCCGACGGCCGCATTTCCGCCCGCAGCTCGTCGCGGGTCGACGCGGCGAAAGTCATGGAGGCAAACTTTCAAGGAGGCGGCCATGCGCGGGCCGCCGGAGGCCGATTGCCCGCCGGCGAACCGTCTCCGACCGCCTTACAAGAGGCGCTCGACACCATCGCCGCCTATCTCAAGTCCGCACCTGAATGA
- a CDS encoding YceI family protein (PFAM: YceI-like domain~COGs: COG2353 conserved hypothetical protein~InterPro IPR007372~KEGG: aac:Aaci_0861 YceI family protein~PFAM: Lipid/polyisoprenoid-binding, YceI-like~SPTR: YceI family protein) → MASNTWGTWEIDPSHSTAEFRIRHLMISTVRGRFSDFSGQIVGDPADLTTAKATLTIDVASVDTRQPDRDNDLRSANFFDVANYPQMTFESTQIKKIGENTYEVTGPLTIHGVTHEVPVKVEFLGFSKDPWGGERAGFTASTKINRKDFGLTWNAALETGGVLVGEEVTIEVELETVKKA, encoded by the coding sequence ATGGCATCTAACACTTGGGGCACTTGGGAAATTGACCCCTCCCACAGCACCGCCGAATTTCGTATTCGCCATTTAATGATTTCCACCGTCCGCGGACGGTTTTCGGATTTTAGCGGACAAATCGTGGGCGATCCGGCAGACCTGACGACCGCCAAAGCCACGTTAACCATCGATGTGGCCAGCGTTGATACACGGCAGCCCGATCGGGACAACGACCTGCGGTCGGCCAATTTCTTCGATGTCGCCAATTATCCGCAAATGACCTTCGAAAGCACCCAGATTAAGAAAATCGGGGAGAATACTTATGAAGTAACCGGCCCCTTGACCATTCACGGGGTGACGCACGAGGTTCCCGTCAAAGTGGAATTCCTCGGATTTTCCAAGGATCCCTGGGGCGGTGAACGCGCCGGTTTTACCGCCTCCACCAAGATTAACCGCAAAGACTTCGGATTGACCTGGAATGCCGCGTTAGAAACCGGCGGAGTGCTGGTCGGCGAAGAAGTGACCATTGAAGTCGAATTGGAAACGGTTAAAAAGGCTTAA
- a CDS encoding alkyl hydroperoxide reductase/ Thiol specific antioxidant/ Mal allergen (PFAM: AhpC/TSA family~COGs: COG1225 Peroxiredoxin~Contains Selenocysteine~InterPro IPR000866~KEGG: hje:HacjB3_02275 alkyl hydroperoxide reductase/thiol specific antioxidant/Mal allergen~PFAM: Alkyl hydroperoxide reductase/ Thiol specific antioxidant/ Mal allergen~SPTR: Alkyl hydroperoxide reductase/ Thiol specific antioxidant/ Mal allergen;~manually curated) — translation MEANAWHFQANSTQGDFNTRTVLGQGPLVVAFFPMAFTGGUTQELVVWKTHYPVIQAVGAQLVGVSTDHIYALDIFQRSLGGLPFPLASDWMRQIAVQYGVYDETRGIARRSVFVLTSQEGPVFENRTFQAGNPEHYQAVLDRLQELAPPNTR, via the coding sequence GTGGAAGCGAATGCGTGGCATTTTCAAGCAAATTCAACCCAAGGCGACTTTAATACACGGACCGTCCTCGGTCAGGGCCCGCTGGTGGTGGCGTTTTTTCCCATGGCGTTCACCGGTGGGTGAACGCAGGAGCTAGTCGTCTGGAAGACGCACTACCCCGTGATCCAAGCGGTCGGCGCCCAATTGGTCGGTGTGAGTACGGACCACATTTATGCGCTGGACATTTTTCAGAGGAGTCTCGGCGGATTGCCGTTTCCCCTCGCTTCGGATTGGATGCGGCAAATTGCGGTTCAATATGGCGTTTATGACGAGACCCGCGGCATCGCCCGGCGTTCGGTATTTGTGCTCACCTCTCAAGAGGGCCCGGTGTTCGAAAATCGGACGTTTCAAGCCGGCAATCCGGAACACTATCAGGCGGTTTTGGATCGCCTGCAAGAGCTAGCGCCACCGAATACCAGATAA
- a CDS encoding Cysteine synthase (PFAM: Pyridoxal-phosphate dependent enzyme~TIGRFAM: cystathionine beta-synthase~COGs: COG0031 Cysteine synthase~InterPro IPR001926~KEGG: sti:Sthe_2024 cystathionine beta-synthase~PFAM: Pyridoxal phosphate-dependent enzyme, beta subunit~PRIAM: Cysteine synthase~SPTR: Cystathionine beta-synthase) — translation MERVLSSVLEAIGNTPLIRLNRIAEGSPRPVAVKLEAVNPGGSIKDRVAVRLIRQAEADGRLKPGGTLVEATAGNTGIALAMAAAVMGYRSWFVVPDKMSPDKIRILKAYGAQVTVVPDVPKDDPHHYQAVARRLADEIPGGAYMGQFLYAANPEAHYDTTGPEIWRDTGGHIAAVVAGAGTGGTITGIGRFLKEQDPGIQIVGADPVGSIFTGPVAPFKIEGMGEDYYPDTLDPEVVDRWIAVSDDNAFAMARRLAREEGLLVGGSSGAMVHVALQVAETVERPGWVVALLPDTGRNYLANIFQTETEAL, via the coding sequence GTGGAACGCGTGTTATCCAGTGTATTGGAGGCAATCGGCAATACGCCGTTGATCCGGTTAAATCGCATTGCAGAGGGATCGCCGCGGCCCGTCGCGGTGAAATTGGAGGCCGTCAATCCCGGCGGTTCCATTAAAGACCGCGTTGCTGTTCGCCTGATCCGGCAAGCGGAAGCCGATGGCCGTCTCAAACCGGGAGGAACATTGGTGGAAGCGACGGCCGGCAATACCGGCATTGCGTTGGCCATGGCCGCCGCGGTCATGGGCTATCGGAGCTGGTTTGTCGTTCCGGACAAAATGAGTCCGGATAAAATCCGGATTTTGAAAGCCTATGGGGCTCAGGTGACTGTCGTGCCGGATGTTCCCAAAGACGATCCCCACCACTACCAAGCGGTGGCTCGTCGGTTGGCCGACGAAATTCCGGGGGGAGCCTACATGGGGCAATTTTTATATGCGGCCAACCCCGAGGCCCATTACGACACCACGGGCCCGGAAATTTGGCGGGATACCGGAGGCCACATTGCCGCGGTCGTCGCGGGTGCCGGTACCGGCGGCACCATTACCGGTATCGGCCGTTTTCTCAAAGAACAAGATCCCGGTATCCAAATTGTCGGTGCCGATCCGGTCGGTTCGATTTTCACCGGTCCCGTCGCTCCATTTAAGATTGAAGGGATGGGGGAGGACTATTATCCCGATACCCTCGATCCGGAAGTGGTTGACCGCTGGATTGCCGTCTCCGATGACAATGCGTTTGCAATGGCCCGCCGATTGGCACGGGAAGAAGGGCTTTTGGTGGGCGGATCGTCCGGAGCCATGGTACACGTGGCGTTACAAGTGGCCGAAACGGTTGAACGACCGGGGTGGGTGGTCGCCTTGTTGCCGGATACCGGCCGCAACTATCTGGCCAATATTTTTCAAACGGAGACGGAGGCGTTGTAG